CGTGAGCCGTATCGGCGTGTGAAAACGGCGTCGCAGTCGACACGCGGAAAAACGGAGGGAGGGCAGGTTACTCGACTTCGGTTTCGAGTTCGGTCTCTTCTTTCGACTCGGAATCCTCGCCTTGGTCGGATTCCATCTCGCCGCCCATCTCGGCGTCCATCTCCTCGATGACTTCGTCGGCGCTCTTGATTTGGGCCTTGTCCTCGCCTTCCTTGATGGCCTGTGCCTGTTTCTCCATCTCCTCGACGTCCATCTCGGCTTCCTCGTCGATCTGTCCGAGGATTTCGTCGATGTCGTCGAGACCGAGCAGTTCACGGGTCTCGCCGTCGAAGTCGAGGCTGTCCAACTGCGACTCTCCTTCTTTCACGTCGCTGCCGGTCAGGTGCTTGCCGTAGCGGCCGACCAGCGAGGAGAGTTCCTGCGGGAGGACGAACGTCGTGGACTCGCCCTCGCCGATGGCCTGGAGCGTCTCCATTCCCTTCTCGATGACGGCGCGTTCACCCATCGACTCGGCGGACTTCGCGCGAAGCACGGTCGAAACCGCATCACCCTGTGCTTCGAGGATCTGACTCTGCTTTTCACCTTGCGCGCGGATGATGTTGGACTGCTTGTCACCCTCCGCCGTCTCGATGGCGCTGCGGCGTTCACCTTGCGCTTCGAGAATCATGGCACGACGTTTCCGTTCGGCGCTGGTCTGTTGCTCCATCGCCTGCTGGACGTCCTTGGACGGGTTGACCTCACGGACCTCGACGCTCTCGACGCGAATCCCCCACTCGTCCGTGGGTTCGTCGAGTTCGCGGCGGATCTTCGCGTTGATCTCCTGTCGCTTGTTGAGCGTGTCGTCGAGTTCCATGTCACCGAGGACGGCGCGGAGCGTCGTCTGGGCGAGGTTCGAGACGGCGCGTTTGTAGTCCTCGACCTCGAGGAACGCCTTCTTCGCGTCCATCACCTTGATGTAGACGACGGCGTCGGCGGTCACGGGCGAGTTGTCGCGCGTGATGGCCTCCTGTCGCGGCACGTCGAGCGTCTGTGTCCGCATATCGAAGCGGTAGGTCTTGCTGACGAACGGCGGCACGAAGTTGATACCCGGTTCGAGGAGTTTTCGGTACTCCCCGAAGACGGTTAGCGCGCGCTTCTCGGTCGCCTGCACGATTTCGACGGCCTGCCAGACCGTAACGATAACGAGCAGTAACAACAACAGTGCGACGATCATTAGCCCCCCGGTCAATGGGGCGCTCTGCAGGGGTATTGTGGGCAGCATTACGTTCGGATGTTGGGATACATACTTGTTAAGTATTCTGCTACTTTATCCTATATGATCCGACAATAAAAGGGGGGAGAATTACAGCTCCTCGGTTTCCCGCTCCGCACGGTCCGTCTCCGCTCGGTTCGCGTCGGTCCGCCCGCGTGCGAGTTCACGGTCGATAGGGTCCTCGATGAAATCGAGGGGTTCGACCGTGACGACGTTCCCGCCGCCGGGGTCCATGACCATCACTTCCGTTCCTTCCGGAATCTCGCCGTCCATGGTTCGGGCGGCGTAGTAGGGGTTGAAACCGCCGCTGTCCAGTTTCACCTGTCCTTCCGAACGCGTCACGCGCTCGGTCACGTGGCCGGTGGTCCCTTTCAACGAGTCCGAGTCCTTCGTCCTCCCGGACCCCTTGCCGCCGTAGAGGTCGAGGTGACGATAGCCGTAGAACGATATCGCGCCGAACGCGAGGACGAGGAACGAGAGCACGAACGGTTGGGCGAGCGGCGGAAAGAGGAACGCGACCAATCCGGCGAGCAGGAGCGCGATGCCGACGACGATGAAGTGTGCGCCGGGAATGAGCGCTTCCGCCAACGTGAGCCCCGCGCCCGCGATGACGAGCAAGAGCGCGAGCGAATCGAAGGGCGATGCCATGATTGGGGATTGGTGTCGAACGATTAAGGGTTTGTGGGTTACGCGACCCCGATGGCGTGGAGAAAGACGAACAGAACGGTAAGAGCACCGAGGAGAACGAACAGCACGTTCTCGGCCGATGGGGACCCCGGTTCGAGGGGTTCCTCCTCGGCGAACATGTCGGATGGCGTGTCGTCGGCATCTTCACCGACGTCCTCCACGTCGTACTTCCAGTCGGACATACGTCAAGATACGCGACGGGCAACCAAAAGGTTGGCTACGAAAAGACGGACGACGAAAAAACCGAATTACGACCGGTCGGAGGAGCGGACGTCGCCCTCGTACACGACGCCACGTTCGGCGTCGAGGGTGACCTCGTCGCCGTCATCGACGGTCGGGCCGAGCGGTGCGCCGCTTATCATCGGGATGTCGAGTTCGCGCGCGACCAGTGCCGGGTAGCCGGTCATCCCCGGGCGAGAGTCCACGATACCAGCGATACGTCCGGTATTGCCGGTGAACTCGCCGTCGAAGTCCGGTTCGAGGACGAGAATCCCGCCGTCGGTAATCTCCGAGGAGGTCGCCGTCGAGGAGCGAGCGACCGGACCGGCCGCCTGCCCGCGAACGACGCTACGTCCGGTGGCGATGGTTTCGGCGGCGACGTGGACCTTCAGCATGTTCGCCGTATCCGAGCCGTCGAGTTCGCTCATCATTCCCGTGAGGACGACGACGGTATCGCCGCTTTCGGCGACCCCGGCATCGAGCGCGGCTTGGACGCCGTCTTCGACGATGTTCTCCACACTGTGACCGAGGTCGGTGTACTGGGCGTTGACGCCCCACGACAGGGCGAGCGTGCGTCGAACGCGGTCGTTCGGCGTCGTCGCCACGATGGGCACGCCGGGGCGGAACTTCGCCACCTTCAGCGCGGTGTACCCGGATTCGCTGGCGGCGACCACAGCACTCGCGCCGATGTCGCGGGCGAGATAGCGGGCGGAACGAGCGATGGCGTCGGTTCGCGTCTCGTCACCGGCGGGGACGCGCTGTTCGAGCGTCTCCGCGTACTCGTCGCTCCCTTCGGCTTCGCGGACGATCCTGTCCATCGTCTCCACGACGCGGACGGGGTGCTCGCCGATGGCCGTCTCGCCCGAGAGCATCACGGCGTCGGTGCCGTCGAGGACGGCGTTGGCCACGTCGGAGGCCTCCGCGCGCGTTGGACGACGGGAGTGAACCATCGAATCCAGCATCTCGGTCGCGGTGATAACGGGGACGCCCGCCTGCTGACACGTCCGGATGATGCGCTTTTGGATCATCGGCACGTCCTCCATCGGGCACTCGACGCCGAGGTCGCCGCGCGCGACCATCACGCCGTAGGCCGCATCGACGATTTCCTCCAGATTGTCGACCGCGCCGCTCCGCTCGATTTTGGCGATGATGGGGATATCGGCACCGAACTCCTCCAGCACCTTGCTGATCTCGTAGACGTCGTCCGCGTCACGGACGAAACTCGCGGCGACGAAGTCCACGCCCTTCTCGGCCGCGAGTTGCAGGTCGTTTCTGTCCTTCTCGGTGACGACGCTCAGCCCCAGTTCGACACCGGGGACGTTGACGCCCTTTCGGCTGCTGAGGTCGCCGCCGCTCACGACGTGTGCGACGACGGCGTCCCCGTCGATCTCCTCGACTTCCGTCTCGATCCGGCCGTCGTCCAGCAGGACGGTGTCCCCCGGTTCGGCGTTCGTGATGGAAACCGAGAGGCCGACTTCCTCCGGCGTCGCGTCCTCACCCTCCACGAACCGAACCGTCGAGCCGGTTTCGAGCGTGATGGGTTCGTCCACTTCCGCCGTTCGAATCTCCGGACCTTGCGTGTCGAGCATGGCCGAAAGAGGATTCTCGGTTGCTTCGTCGACCTTCCGAATCGTGTCGATGATCTCGGCGCGGTCCTCGCGCGAGCCGTGGCTCGCGTTCACCCGCGCGACGGTCATTCCCGCGTTCGAGAGTTCCCGAACCATGCTCCGAGAATCGGAAGCGGGCCCGAGGGTACAGACGATTTTCGCATTTCTCATGAACGGCAATTGGTGTGGACACTCAAAAAAACCCCACAGTTAACTCGCAGACGAGTTTATTCCGTAGCGACCCCGGCCACAATCGATATTTGTGTCGCCTGCAAAAGGAGAAAATATGTCGAAGTACGCGTCGCTCGTTACTGTCGAGCAGAACTATCAGAACGTTCAAGAGCTGGCGTCGATCTGGGGAGACATCCGAAACGAACTGGAGTCGCACGAGACGACCCTCGAATCGACCTACGCGATCCTCGGGGAGTACGACTTCCTGCTCATCATCGACGCCGAGGACCGCGATGCGGCGTATCGAGCATCGCTGTGCATCGAGCGCTACGGACTCGACATGCAGACGATGGAAATCCTCCCGATGGAAGATTTCGCGGGCTTGGTCGAAGACCTCTGAGTTCGGTTACTTGATCTTCGTGCCCGGTTCGGCGTCGGCGTGCGTCGTCAACAGGTCGGCGTCCTCGCCCGCCGCGAGAACCATTCCGTTGCTCTCGACGCCGAACAGTTCGGCCTTTTCGAGGTTGGCGACGACGACGATCTTCGTTCCCGGCAACTCGTCCACGTCGTGGAGTTGTTTGAGACCGGCGACGATCTGTCGCGTCTCGCTGCCGATATCGACTTCGAGTCGCAGGAGTGCGTCGGCACCCTCGATCTCCTCGGCCGACTCGATGCGGCCGACGCGGAGGTCGAGATCCTGGAATTCGTCGAAGCTGATCCTGTCGTCCGAGATGGGTTCTTCGTCGCTCACGGTTTCATCTTCGTCTTCCTCGTCGTCGGTTGTAGCCGCTTCGATACGCGCATCGAGCGTCTCGTTCAGTTCCTCGACGCGCTCGTCCTCGATCTTGGCGAACAGTTCTGTCGGCTTGTCGAAGTCGCCGCGCGGCGCTTCGAGCGCGTCCGCGACCTCGGTTCCGTGAACAGACCCGTCCTCGCCGAGTTGCGTCCAGAGCGCTTCGGCCTTGCCGGGCAGAATCGGCTCGAACAGCACGGCGAGCGCCTTGGACACCTGTACGCAGTCGTAGATGACCTGTTCGGCCCGCTCGGGGTCCTCGTCGGTCAGTTTCCACGGTTCGTTGCGCTGGATGTACTCGTTACCGAACCCGGCCAGTGCGGTCGCGGCGTCGCCGAGGTCCTTGAGCGAGTAGTCGTTGACGGCCGCGGTGAACGCCTCCACGGCTTCCTCGATTCGCTCCGTCACCTCGTCGCTCGCCTCGGCGTCCGGCGCGCCGTCGTAGTTCCGCGACGCGAACAGCAGACTTCGGTAGACGAAGTTGCCGACGGTACCGACAAGTTCGCCGTTGACGCGCTCCTGGAACCGGTCCCACGAGAAGTCCACGTCCTGCTGGAACCCGCCGTTGGTGGCGAGGTAGTAGCGCAGCAGGTCCGGGTCGAAGCCCTCGTCGAGGTAGTCGTCGGCCCAGACGGCGCGGTTGCGACTGGTCGAGAAGCCCTTGCCGTTCAGGTTGACGAAACCGCTCGCCATGACGGCGCGGGGTTCGTTGTACTCCGCGACGTGGAGCATCGCGGGCCAGAAGACGGTGTGGTGCTGGATGATGTCGCGTCCGATGATGTGGACGATTTCCCCTGCGTCCTTCCACGTCTCCTCCCAGTCGTAGGTGTCGGGACCGACGCGCTCGGTGTACTGCTTCGTGCTGGCGATGTACTCGATGGGGGCGTCCACCCAGACGTAGAGCACGAGGTCTTCGGACACCTCGTCTCCCTCGTCACCAGGGTAATCGATTCCCCAGTCCATATCGCGGGAGATACACCAGTCCTGGAGTTCGCCCTCGATCCACTCTCGGGGCTGGTTCTTCGCGTTGCTCGTCCCTTCGAGTCGGTCGATGAACCCCTGCAGGTACTCCTGCAGGTCCGAGACGCGGAAGAACTTGTGCGTCCGCTCGCGGTACTCCGCCGGGTTCCCGGTACGGATGCTCGTCGGGTCCTCGATTTCGCCGGGTTCGAGGTGCCGTCCGCAGCCCTCGTCACACTCGTCCCCGCGCGCGTGGGCACCACAATACGGGCAGGTCCCCTCGACGTAGCGGTCGGGGAGCGGGTCGTCCTCGATGGGGTCCCACGCGACCTTGATCTCTTTCTCGTAGATGTACCCTTCCTCGTCCAGTTTGCGGACGATTTCCTGGGTGAGTTCCGTGTTCGTCTCGTCGTCCGTGTGGCCGTAGTTGTCGAACTCGATGTTGAACTTCGGGAACGTCGCTTCGTACTTCTCGTGGTGGCGAAGCGCGAATTCCCGCGGCGAAACGCCCTCCTTCTCGGCGTTCACGGCGACGGGCGTACCGTGCATGTCGGACCCCGAAACGAAGGCCGTCCGCTGGCCGAGCGTGTCGAGGGCGCGCGAGTAGACGTCACCGCCGACGTAGGTTCGGAGGTGTCCGATGTGGAGTTCCCCGTTCGCGTAGGGAAGTCCACACGTCACCACCGCCGGTTCCTCGGTGGGAAAACTGTCGTGGCTCATACTATCGTCTCCTTCCTTGCGGGTGTAAAACCCGCCGATTTCGTGTGTTCGTGTTCGTGTTCGTCATCGATGATGTGGTCGCTGCTGCGTTATATTCGTGTAGCGGTCGCTCTCGAAAATCGAAATCGACGGGTTTCACCCCCGAAAACCGACCGCGACCGGCCCAGAAGGATTCACCCGACGCTATCGGCGCATGCGCATAGCGAATCGGGTGAGGTGGGCCGTCGAACGCATACCACGCAGTAGGTTCGTTATCGTATATAAACGCTTGGCCGGGAGAGGATGCTGATTTTCCGCCATGACGGAAAAATCGTCTTCAGCCCCGAATTTACTCCCGAGCGACCCATTCACGACCGCAAAACGCCACCCGATTCGCAACACCCGTTCTCGTCGTTCAGACCGACAGAATGCCTTTGGTGATGAGCAACACCAACACGAGCCGTCCGACGCTGCCCGCAAAGGACGCCAAGGCGAACTTCACGTAATCCGTCTCCAGGATCGAGAAGGCGTAGATGGAGATGGTATCGGGGAATCCGGGGACGCACAGCGCGCCCGCCAGGCCGAAGTAACCCCAGCGTTGGGCGAGTCCGACGGTCTTCCGCTCGGACCATTCCACGATGTCGATCCGCGAACGGCGGAGTGCGCGGATGACCGGGCCGGACTCCTTGGCCTCCTGACCGATGTGGAACGCGAACACGCTTCCGGCGGCCTTGCCGAACCCGCTGACGAGGATGATGAGCGAGTACCGTCCGATTTTCCCGATGCCGAGGTCGAGGGGTGCAAGGAGGACGATTTCGCTGGGGAGGGGCAGAAGGAACGAGATGAGGAAGGAGTAGACGGCGATGAAGACGACACCGACCCACCCGGTAGCGGTTTTCACGGCGGCTTCCAACCCGCCGAACGACCCGAGCACGACGCCGTCGGTGAGGCTGGGGGAGAGCGGAATGAGGGTATCGAGCACAGCAGTAGGTCGGCAACCGACCGACGTAAAGCTTGAGCTTGAAACTCGGATGGCGACGGACCGACCGCCGTCGTGGCAAACAGACTCATGGCGGACGAAGACGAACCGAAACGCATGAACTCGGACAGAGAATATCGCGTCACGGTTCATCCGTCGCTACAAGCGCGGGTAGCGTACACGGACGACCGCTCGGCGGTGACGGTGGCGGTCGAGTACCGACGCAACGGGAAGTGGGAGGAATCGGCGGGAGACATCGAACTGCGTGGGCGGCAGATCGCCATCACCCGCGACGGCGAGTCATTGCTGGAAAAGCAGTTCGACGCCGAACTCATCGAGGAGTACGGTTCGTCGGTCGTCGGATTGGCCCGGCGACTTACGAACCGGGGCAAACGGACAGTAGAGTCGGAGAGAAAACGAGGTGGAGGCGAGAAAAGTCCCGAACCGGACTCGTGGCCCGTCGCGGTCACACAGGACGACGGGAGCGTCGTGGAAGCGCTGCGCCCGCCGGCGCAGGCGACGTTTCAGGTGTACGAGGATCACGCGGGGGAGTGGCGCTGGCGGCTCGTCCACCGAAACGGCAACATCATCGCCGACGGCGGCGAGGGCTATTCGTCGAAACGCGCCGCGAAAAACGGAATCAAGAGCGTCAAGCGGAACGCCATCGGCGCACCGATGGAGGAGACGGAAGAACCGGCCGAATCATAGGTTCAGCGAATCCAAGTCGGCGACGAACTCCTCCAGCATGGAACGGGTGACGTGGGGCATGCAGACGATTCGGAGTTCGCCCGACCCGGTCGGGGAGACGCGCCAGCCACGCCCTTGGAGTGCCTCGACCGTGTTGCGGGGCACATCGATGGCGACCAGCGGGAGCACTGGGTCGACCACGTCGTAGCCCCGCGACTCGAAGGCGTCGGCAACCCACTCGGCGTTGGCTTGAGAGCGTTCGTACTGCTTTCGGTAGCCGTCGGACCACAGTTCGTCCATCGCGGCCCACGCGCTGGCAACCCCTGCACCGCTCCGCGTTCCGGTCAGCGTGGCTTGCGAAGTCGATTCGAGGTACGGCGTTTCGACGGCCAACGCATCGAGGACGCGGGATTCGCGGGCCAGGAACCCGCCCGCCGGAACCGCCGCCTGTCCCATCTTGTGCGGGTCGATACCCAGCGTATCGACTTCGGCGTGTTCGAAGTTCCACTCGTGGTCCGTGAACGGGAGGACGAACCCGCCCCACGCGGCATCGACGTGGAGCAACGCTCCGGCGTCGTGTGCGATTTCGGACAGCGCCGGAATCGGATCGACGCGCCCGTATTCGGTCGTCCCGGCGATACCGACGACGAGAACGGTATCGTCGTCCACCAGTTCCGCCATCGTATCGGGGTCGGCGCACCGGTCCTCGTCCACCGAACCGAGTCTGAGTTCGACGCCCAGTACGTCCGCGGCCTTCTGAAAGCTGAAATGTGCGCTCTCGGGTGCGACGACGTTCGGGTCGTCGGTTTCGGCGAGGTTCCGCGCGGCGCGGACGGCTTGGATGTTGGCTTCGGTTCCGCCGCTCGCGACGTAGCCGTGCGGGTTCGACAGCCCGGTTATTTCGCCGAGCAGCGAGACGGCTTCGTCTTCGAGCGCGGCAACGGTCGGGTACGTCGTCGGGTCGCCCGGGTTCGACGCCAGAAATCGTTCGGCGGCGTCACGCGCCGCCGGATGGGGTTCGGTGCACATCGACGAAAGGACCCGGCGGAACGACTGACTCGCGGCCACCTGCATATCAAAAAATTCGACGGGACGGGTTTATCGGTTCCGTTATCAGTTCCGCTCTGCACCGCCCACGCGGTTGTACCCCTCGATCTCCTCGATCTGCGACTGGAGTTCTCCCATCGCCGCCTCGGGCATCATTCCGCCCGAATACGCCTCGTGGACGAGTTCCGCTATCTTCGTCGATTCCTGTGTCCACGCGACCGTCACCGGCCGCGGAATCGCGTTGGCTCCGGCGATTCTGAGCGTGTCG
The genomic region above belongs to Haladaptatus sp. R4 and contains:
- a CDS encoding SPFH domain-containing protein, whose protein sequence is MLPTIPLQSAPLTGGLMIVALLLLLLVIVTVWQAVEIVQATEKRALTVFGEYRKLLEPGINFVPPFVSKTYRFDMRTQTLDVPRQEAITRDNSPVTADAVVYIKVMDAKKAFLEVEDYKRAVSNLAQTTLRAVLGDMELDDTLNKRQEINAKIRRELDEPTDEWGIRVESVEVREVNPSKDVQQAMEQQTSAERKRRAMILEAQGERRSAIETAEGDKQSNIIRAQGEKQSQILEAQGDAVSTVLRAKSAESMGERAVIEKGMETLQAIGEGESTTFVLPQELSSLVGRYGKHLTGSDVKEGESQLDSLDFDGETRELLGLDDIDEILGQIDEEAEMDVEEMEKQAQAIKEGEDKAQIKSADEVIEEMDAEMGGEMESDQGEDSESKEETELETEVE
- a CDS encoding NfeD family protein; the encoded protein is MASPFDSLALLLVIAGAGLTLAEALIPGAHFIVVGIALLLAGLVAFLFPPLAQPFVLSFLVLAFGAISFYGYRHLDLYGGKGSGRTKDSDSLKGTTGHVTERVTRSEGQVKLDSGGFNPYYAARTMDGEIPEGTEVMVMDPGGGNVVTVEPLDFIEDPIDRELARGRTDANRAETDRAERETEEL
- the pyk gene encoding pyruvate kinase, whose protein sequence is MRNAKIVCTLGPASDSRSMVRELSNAGMTVARVNASHGSREDRAEIIDTIRKVDEATENPLSAMLDTQGPEIRTAEVDEPITLETGSTVRFVEGEDATPEEVGLSVSITNAEPGDTVLLDDGRIETEVEEIDGDAVVAHVVSGGDLSSRKGVNVPGVELGLSVVTEKDRNDLQLAAEKGVDFVAASFVRDADDVYEISKVLEEFGADIPIIAKIERSGAVDNLEEIVDAAYGVMVARGDLGVECPMEDVPMIQKRIIRTCQQAGVPVITATEMLDSMVHSRRPTRAEASDVANAVLDGTDAVMLSGETAIGEHPVRVVETMDRIVREAEGSDEYAETLEQRVPAGDETRTDAIARSARYLARDIGASAVVAASESGYTALKVAKFRPGVPIVATTPNDRVRRTLALSWGVNAQYTDLGHSVENIVEDGVQAALDAGVAESGDTVVVLTGMMSELDGSDTANMLKVHVAAETIATGRSVVRGQAAGPVARSSTATSSEITDGGILVLEPDFDGEFTGNTGRIAGIVDSRPGMTGYPALVARELDIPMISGAPLGPTVDDGDEVTLDAERGVVYEGDVRSSDRS
- a CDS encoding GYD domain-containing protein: MSKYASLVTVEQNYQNVQELASIWGDIRNELESHETTLESTYAILGEYDFLLIIDAEDRDAAYRASLCIERYGLDMQTMEILPMEDFAGLVEDL
- the metG gene encoding methionine--tRNA ligase — translated: MSHDSFPTEEPAVVTCGLPYANGELHIGHLRTYVGGDVYSRALDTLGQRTAFVSGSDMHGTPVAVNAEKEGVSPREFALRHHEKYEATFPKFNIEFDNYGHTDDETNTELTQEIVRKLDEEGYIYEKEIKVAWDPIEDDPLPDRYVEGTCPYCGAHARGDECDEGCGRHLEPGEIEDPTSIRTGNPAEYRERTHKFFRVSDLQEYLQGFIDRLEGTSNAKNQPREWIEGELQDWCISRDMDWGIDYPGDEGDEVSEDLVLYVWVDAPIEYIASTKQYTERVGPDTYDWEETWKDAGEIVHIIGRDIIQHHTVFWPAMLHVAEYNEPRAVMASGFVNLNGKGFSTSRNRAVWADDYLDEGFDPDLLRYYLATNGGFQQDVDFSWDRFQERVNGELVGTVGNFVYRSLLFASRNYDGAPDAEASDEVTERIEEAVEAFTAAVNDYSLKDLGDAATALAGFGNEYIQRNEPWKLTDEDPERAEQVIYDCVQVSKALAVLFEPILPGKAEALWTQLGEDGSVHGTEVADALEAPRGDFDKPTELFAKIEDERVEELNETLDARIEAATTDDEEDEDETVSDEEPISDDRISFDEFQDLDLRVGRIESAEEIEGADALLRLEVDIGSETRQIVAGLKQLHDVDELPGTKIVVVANLEKAELFGVESNGMVLAAGEDADLLTTHADAEPGTKIK
- a CDS encoding YqaA family protein, whose amino-acid sequence is MLDTLIPLSPSLTDGVVLGSFGGLEAAVKTATGWVGVVFIAVYSFLISFLLPLPSEIVLLAPLDLGIGKIGRYSLIILVSGFGKAAGSVFAFHIGQEAKESGPVIRALRRSRIDIVEWSERKTVGLAQRWGYFGLAGALCVPGFPDTISIYAFSILETDYVKFALASFAGSVGRLVLVLLITKGILSV
- a CDS encoding HVO_2922 family protein; amino-acid sequence: MANRLMADEDEPKRMNSDREYRVTVHPSLQARVAYTDDRSAVTVAVEYRRNGKWEESAGDIELRGRQIAITRDGESLLEKQFDAELIEEYGSSVVGLARRLTNRGKRTVESERKRGGGEKSPEPDSWPVAVTQDDGSVVEALRPPAQATFQVYEDHAGEWRWRLVHRNGNIIADGGEGYSSKRAAKNGIKSVKRNAIGAPMEETEEPAES
- the mfnA gene encoding tyrosine decarboxylase MfnA; its protein translation is MQVAASQSFRRVLSSMCTEPHPAARDAAERFLASNPGDPTTYPTVAALEDEAVSLLGEITGLSNPHGYVASGGTEANIQAVRAARNLAETDDPNVVAPESAHFSFQKAADVLGVELRLGSVDEDRCADPDTMAELVDDDTVLVVGIAGTTEYGRVDPIPALSEIAHDAGALLHVDAAWGGFVLPFTDHEWNFEHAEVDTLGIDPHKMGQAAVPAGGFLARESRVLDALAVETPYLESTSQATLTGTRSGAGVASAWAAMDELWSDGYRKQYERSQANAEWVADAFESRGYDVVDPVLPLVAIDVPRNTVEALQGRGWRVSPTGSGELRIVCMPHVTRSMLEEFVADLDSLNL